A region of Epinephelus moara isolate mb chromosome 15, YSFRI_EMoa_1.0, whole genome shotgun sequence DNA encodes the following proteins:
- the mmadhca gene encoding metabolism of cobalamin associated Da, protein MLCGRGRLVLSKASGHQTFAARCVGRTRTFSAASSDEPYIAVSPTDSGPRTVWPDENMGPFGPQDQRFQLPGNSGFDCHLEGMGNQKKTPVHRTVPDVLTVPSSIERHQFILAQFVNEFQGTLGTIDMRVNKAEQYFNQTDTDCSINSCPELLRKELELMFPSAPTNSITVVTVTQSNSWCEGAVEPDRDQLLHKFVNGAKEMCFALWTAGYWADFIDPTTGEAFFASPQSQPKLRTEEELRDLGFHIEVSGSCTVIRHILRGTPLFVGTVFTNAPTHSAAIARLQGLSNALPDEE, encoded by the exons ATGCTGTGTGGTCGAGGCAGGTTGGTCCTATCCAAGGCCAGTGGCCATCAAACATTTGCTGCCCGATGTGTCGGCAGAACCAGAACCTTCTCTGCTGCGAGCTCAGATGAGCCTTACATCGCCGTATCACCCACAGACTCTG GCCCCAGGACTGTGTGGCCTGATGAGAACATGGGACCATTTGGACCTCAGGACCAGCGCTTTCAGTTACCAGGTAACTCGGGTTTTGACTGCCACCTGGAAGGCATGGGCAACCAAAAGAAGACCCCAGTCCACAGGACAGTGCCTGATGTACTGACAGTCCCAAGCAGCATAGAAAGACACCAGTTCATACTGGCCCAGTTTGTTAATGAGTTTCAG GGAACCTTGGGTACGATAGACATGCGAGTCAACAAAGCCGAGCAGTACTTTAATCAGACAGACACGGACTGCTCCATAAATTCCTGCCCCGAGCTGTTAAGAAAAG AGCTTGAGCTCATGTTCCCCTCAGCGCCCACCAATTCCATCACAGTCGTGACGGTCACACAGAGTAACAGTTGGTGCGAGGGGGCAGTAGAACCGGACAGAGACCAGCTGCTCCACAAA TTTGTGAACGGAGCAAAGGAAATGTGCTTCGCTTTGTGGACTGCAGGCTACTGGGCGGACTTCATCGACCCAACAACGGGGGAAGCT TTCTTTGCATCACCACAAAGTCAACCCAAACTACGGACAGAGGAGGAACTGAGAGACTTGGGCTTCCACATCGAAGTGTCGGGCTCCTGCACAGTTATTCGCCACATCCTGAGAGGAACGCCTTTGTTTGTGGGGACTGTTTTCACCAATGCACCCACTCACAGTGCTGCTATCGCAAGACTACAAGGACTTTCAAATGCGCTCCCTGATGAGGAGTAG